The genomic region AAAGGGCCatgtggagctggggatcaaaagAGCCTTGCTCTACCATTTGAACCACGTCCCTGGCTTCactttatgatatatatatatatatatatatatttttttttttttttggctacacatggctgttctcagggggctactcctggctctgcactcagtaatcactcctggtgggctcagggaacaataagggatgttggggatcagacccaggttggccacatgcaaggcaaggcaaacacccttcgggctgtgctatcgctccgacccaaactattttcttttcttttttttttttttttagatttttgggtcccaccaggcagcactcgggatactcctggctctatgcttagaaatcgctcctggcaggcttgggggaccatatgggatgctgggattctaaccaccgtccttctgcatgtaaagcaaacgccctacctccatattttctaaaacaaaacaaaaatgcatgctTCTAATTCTTAGGGCAAGGATTTTCTGACATAACATTCCATTTTCTGTATCTAgtgcatttttttattcttgttttgttttgttttgggtcccaccaagcagtgctcaggggttcctcctggctcagaaatcgctcctggcaggcttgggggatcatatgggatgccgggatttgaaccaccatccttctgcatgtaaggcaaacgccttaccttcatgctatctctcctataccatctagtacattttttttaatctcatcgGGAAGAACACTAGAGTTGCTCCACCTTTGGGGTATTGTGCAGATTGTGATGCCTGTGTAGACAGCTATCTTTCCCTTAACTCCAACGAGGCCCTTAACTCCAATTCTTTTTGAAATATCCAGAGGTTGTACTACTAGGTCACTGCTTCAAAACTTTGGGAAGACCTTTTCTGCAGTAGATGAACTGTTTTACATTCCCATCTATACTTCTCAAGGGTTCTGGTTTcttcaaatcattttttttttttttttttttggtttttgggccacacccagtgatgctcaggggttacgcctggctatgcgctcagaaatctcttctggggccggagagatagcatggaggtaggtcgtttgcctttcatgcaggacgatggttcgaatcctggcatcccatatggtcccccgagcctgccaggagcgatttccgagcatagagccagaagtaacccctgagcgctgctgggtgtgaccccagaaaaccaaaccaaacaacaacaaaaaatcttcaaagtgcttaaagattttatctattaaaaaaataaatctggggctggagagatagcatggaggtaaagcgtttgcctttcatgcaagaggtcatcggttcgaatcccagcgtcccatatggtcccccgtgcctgccaggagcaatttctgagcatggagccaggagtaacccctgagcactgccgggtgtgacccaaaaaaccacacacacaaaaaaaaaaaatctaaaatctaaaaacatTGGAAAAAGAAGTTCATATTcatggaaattattgtatcaccaataaagtcatcaataaaacaactaaaaaacatCTTCTAGAGCCAATTCTTTTCTTTGaagggggggcacatctggcagggctgagggaaccaaccatatggtatgttggggACTGAATTGGGTTGCCAATATGAAagtcaaattttctttcttttttctttttttttttgtggtttttgggtcacacccggcagtgctcaggggttattcctggctccaggctcagaaattgctcctggcaggcacgggggaccatatggggcgccgggattcaaaccgatgacctcctgcatgaaaggcaaaggccttacctccatgctatctctccggccccctaaggcAAATTTTCTACTTTGGGCCCCTAACTTTATTATATAGCTACTTATAATCATAAACGGATCCAATGTACCAGTTTCACATTTTGTCCTAGAATGACTACCCAGATTATAATTTTGTAGATTAAAATATtgatagtggggctggagagatagcacagcgggtagggtgtttgctttgcatgcagccgacctgggtttgatccctggcatcccatatatagtTTTCGGCACTTGACaggaacaatttttctttttcttttttaatttctttctttctttttggtcacatccagctctgcactcagtaatcactcctggcagactcgggggaccatatggaatgtcaaaattcgaaccactgtccttctgcatgcaaggcaaaagccctacctccacgctatctctcctgccccgacaggagtaatttctgagagtagagtcaggtgTGACGCCCTcagccctcagcaccactgggtgtgaccaacccaaaaactaacaatgttggagccggagcgatagcacagcggtaaggcgtttgcctggcacgcatCTAACACAGGTgggatcctggttcaaatcccagcattccatatggtccttccaaacctgccatgggtgatttctgagcaaagccaggagtaacccctgagcgctactgggtgtgaccctcccccaccacaaaccccccccccaaactgttGATAGTGGCACCAGAGATAAGGCATTGCTTACATGATTTCCTGAGTACAAGTAACCACTGAagatcgctgggtgtggccaaactcCCCACTCCAAATGTTGAGCAAGGGATTGgtagtgtttcccttgcacattgCCAGTTTGACACTCCCGATATCTCAAGCcctaacaggagtaatccctgagtaaagaatcaggagtaaaccctgaacactattgGGCATTGGTCCCCCAAATGTTGGTAGTAAATGTCTACTATTGTGTATAATTTTCTACAAAGTGCTCCCTCCCACCATTCAAACCTATTATGCATTACTTCTCAAAGGCCAGATGAGCTTTTACTACTGCAGATGGTTTAATataagggtcctcaaactttattttttttggtttttgggccacacccggtgatgctcaggggttactcctagctttctactcagaaattgctcctggcttgggggatcgaacagcggtctgtcctaggctagtgcgcacaaggcagacgccttaagccctgtgccatcactctggccccaggcctCTAACTTTACTTAAACAGTAAGCCAGTTCACTGTTTCATAGACTGTAggtcaaactttaaaaaaaaattactaacaaattcttatgcacacagcacatctttattttgaagtaaaacaaaagaacaaccaaccagaacaaaaagtgaaaaaacatagtatttaaaatgaagaacaagtaaagttaaatcagcAAACCTACCAGTACTTCAATGAGAACTATGGGCTTGATTTTGGCTAATAAGGtgtcaatgtctggttccatatttgtcactgctagtcGTAACAAATGATGCAGTGTGCATCAGTGAATctagttggagatttcagatgttccTATTAGACTGGAGATTGAAAGGAGAGCGAGTTGGAGAGTGCGGTGCACACCTCATACCTGCGCTGTGGGACAAGGACGAATTTGCTGTTGAaaggacaggcagcagtggcaaaaacaaacaaaaaaaacaacccagtgGGCTGGGGATAAATGTTCTTGGTAGGTGACTGGTGggacatagtttgaggacccctgtctaaTATAACACCTCACAACAGGCGGCAGTTTATTTAGGGGACAGGAGTACATAGGTATTAGGACACAACTGGATATACTCAGGCATCTCTCctgtgctcgagggaccatacacagcgctggagattgaactgttCCCCCAGCCATGAtccaggcaagtgcctttatcTCTGACCTATTTCTCTAAACCTTAAGCTTAGGTTTAAAGTGAAaatacttggggccgggcggtggcgctaaaggtaaggtgcctgccttgcctgcgctagccttggacggactgcggtggactgcggttcgatcccccggtgtcccatatggtcccccaagccaggagcaacttctgagcgcatagccaggagtaacccgagtgttactgggtgtggcccaaaaaaaaaaaaaagtgaaaatacttttcttctttttgggccatacctggtattgctcataggttactcctggctcagcaatcAGAAATAAATTGTTCCAGGAAGGTTGGGGGACTGTAGAATAACACTCTTGGATGGGGCTGAATGGTGATGGAGGGTGATAGGCCATTCTCCTGCAGCCCAGGCCAAgtgtctgcaacccccttcagctggcgGGTCTGCGGGTTCAGGGCGGCGGCGAGGAAGACTCAcatcagtcaggtttcaggagaaacctttattcaaggccctagtcaacatgtgtggcctatcataacctttcaaagccagattcatttttttttgtttttggggccacacccgtttgatgctcaggggttactcctggctaagctctcagaaatctcccctggcttggggggaccatatgggacaccaggggctcgaaccacagtccttccttggctaatacTTGCatggtagacaccttacctctagagccacctcaccaaAAACCAGATTCATAATTAGCCCTGCAAtcaacctctttcagccatctcccctcCTGTGGCTTTTTCCTCTCCCCATCCTTCCTCCCAATCCCCTTCCTGCTCCTGAGGCAATCTTTTGTTACCTCTCCaagacacacacccccccccccagaaaaaatgggcaggtcttactagcaggtaaggttacaaaggAAGAATGGGGAATGGGGGTAagaggggaacatatgggatgcaggggaacaAGCAAACCCTGCTGTGTCCTGCTATTGCTGTCCGTCCCCCCAAGCAGTGCTTTCTGATTCTGTAATCAGGTACTACATCTGGTGGTCCTTGAAATATTGACCCTGTggcagcagtatgcaaggcaaacattcagccaatccccccccccttttttttttggtttttgggccacacccggcggtgctcaggggttactcctggctgtctgctcagaaatagctcctggcaggcacgaggaccatatgggacaccgggattcgaaccaaccacctttggtcctggatcagctgcttgcaagccgctatgctatctctccgggccccagccaaTCCCTTTTAACTGAATCTGAGATTTTAAATGTAATAATCTTGCTTAGTGGCCCACATTAGGGAATTTGCCTCCCAGAGTCTACATTTTTCAGAGTGGGAGAGATATTAAGGAGACAGAGTTCATCCAACAAGAAGCCATAACTTTATTAATGATAGAAACAGTACAAATTTCAAACCAAGCTGTAATTACTCTTTTGAAACACCAAAAAAAGGGTCTCCATTTTTCCAGATGGTTACATTGTTAATTCctgcaaagagaaaaataggtCATCAGAGGAGGTTACAGGCAAACAAAGAATTAATATCACTTAAAAACAAGGCAACTCAGAATAGAATTTGAGTATATCTTCCTAATCAGTATATTAGGGAGTATGGGGTGTGGGGAGGTAGGAAGAACATGTAATTGGATAGGGCAGAGACAAGATAAGAACTAAATGCGTGGACACGTACCATAATAGCATTTACAATATCATTACTGTTGTTCTTCAGGGCTCGGACTGCCTTTGCTCTAGACACATTTGCTTGTGACATGACCAATTCTATATCCTTAACTTCCACACCTGTTTCATCAAcctgagagggaaaaaaatcttttatcaATGAAGGCAATGCTTTTCTTTGGATGTGTCTCTTGATTTTGGGGGAAGCATGCATGCATGaataccacacctggcagtgtttaggacttaatcctcatgggtttgggggaccacgtgggatgatggggattacATTTAGGCTGACCTGCTGTAGTATGCCTCCCCTAAATATTTtgccttattttgggggggggggcacacccggtgatgtcaggggttactcgtggctatgcactcagtaatcaacCCTggcttgaggatcatatgggacactgggggattgaacagtggtccatcctaggctagtgcgcacaaggaaaacaccctaccgcttgcaccaccaccccTCCCATCTCTTGaatccaggtttttgttttttggggtgggtgggggcttGGGCAACAGTCAacacttggggattactcctggctctgcactcacgccttacctctgtgctatgctCCGGTTCGCTTGAATCTAATTTTTAATACAATCCCCAAAGCACTTAACAAAATGAGATTAAGAAGCTataattgggggccgggcggtggcgctggaggtaaggtgcctgccttgcctgcgctagcctaggacggacctcggttcgatcccccggcgtcccatatggtcccccaagaaaccaggagcaacttctgagcatagccaggagtaacccctgagcgtcacagggtgtggcccaaaaaccaaaaaaaaaaaaagaagaagctataattgggcctggagagatagcacagcggtgtttgccttgcaagcagccgatccaggaccaaaggtggttggttcgaatcccggtgtcccatatggtcccccatgcctgccaagagctatttctgagcagacagccaggagtaacccctgagcactgcccagtatggcccaaaaacaaaacaaaacaaaacaaaaaaagaagctataATTAAGTCACCAATACAAGTGTGACTACCAGCAGAAAATGTAAGATTCTCTTAAATACCTCTTCCTCTTCACTCTCCTCCTGTACAGTTGGAGTCTGTGTATTTTCCTGAATGCTTGAGACAGCTTCACCTTGAACTTTGAATTTCTCAGCAGCTGCTAGCTGTGCTTGTTGAGATAAATCTTCAATCTGCAGGAAAAGGAGAATACAGTTTATAGTAAATCACATCTTTTCTAAATTTAGCCATAAATAGATATCAACATAAAGAGAAGAGTCTAAAGTAGTGAGTGGTAGGTCTCAACTGGATGAAGGGCTGTCCCCCAAGGACATCCATCCATTAATATTTAGTCTTTTTGATTGTTACACTCTTTGTGATTCTGCTAAATATCTAAGACACAGGATAGCCCTCCAAAGAGGTCAtgaatcaaaacaacactgaggtTGAGAAATCCTAGACAGTTTCCAGGAAAACTACTCACCTTTGCTTCCCCAAAAACTATGTAGGTATCTGAAGCTGGGCTCTTATAGACATCTGGTTTTGTGATGACAAAGAGGATATTCTTAGATTTTCGAATCGTGACTCTAGTAACCCCTGTAACTTGTCGAAGACCCAATTTGGACATAGCCtaaggaataataataaaaaaaagaccagGATTTAAACACTTTACCGCTACTGGGTTTTCTGCCacgtaacttttttttattttttcggtcacacccggctgtgctcaagggttactcctggctctatgctcagaaattgctcttggcagacttgggggactatatgggatgtcgggattcaaaccaccgtacttttgcatgcaaagcaaatgccttacctccatgctatctctccggcccatctgcAACGTAACTTTTAACATAATCGTACCACTCCCAAGAACACAACTCTAGCTTCATCAGTACTGTAATGTATGTTTATGATTCATTTttttcacacctggtggtgatcaggggtcactcccaggggaccatatggtatgccaggattcgaaccaccgtccttcttctgcatgcatgcaaaagccctatctccatgttctctctctggcctctatgttTATGAATTAAAACCTTACCTTCCTTGCCTTCTTTTCACTCCGGCTCTGTTTTGCTTTACTAACTGGTTCTTCATCGATCTCAGCTGCTGCTGCCAGCTAAAAAGACATAGCAGCTATGAGTAAACTGGAGTCTGAAGCCTGGATACCACAATTGCATGTGGTTTCCACTTTATGAAggttgtaatttaaaaatatttcaaacaacctcttcctctctcctgtaGTAAGGAACACCCACCTGAGCTTGCTGTGTGGTTGCCTGTGTAGAATCTTGTTCTTCAAGTTCTGGTACTGATTCATCACTGTCAGATTCTGTCCCAGATCCTAAGATGACACATACACTTACTATTTTACAGATTAGAAGGAGGCACTTCATCACACCCTACCTGAACTACAGAGTCACTAGTTAGTTTAATGCTTACAAGTTAAATGG from Suncus etruscus isolate mSunEtr1 chromosome 11, mSunEtr1.pri.cur, whole genome shotgun sequence harbors:
- the LOC126023029 gene encoding nascent polypeptide-associated complex subunit alpha encodes the protein MPGEATETVPATEQELPQPQAETGSGTESDSDESVPELEEQDSTQATTQQAQLAAAAEIDEEPVSKAKQSRSEKKARKAMSKLGLRQVTGVTRVTIRKSKNILFVITKPDVYKSPASDTYIVFGEAKIEDLSQQAQLAAAEKFKVQGEAVSSIQENTQTPTVQEESEEEEVDETGVEVKDIELVMSQANVSRAKAVRALKNNSNDIVNAIMELTM